A single Crateriforma conspicua DNA region contains:
- a CDS encoding esterase/lipase family protein: MRLSGPKVSDRTWSTLRRYGLESNYQTDCRTCLSNIRRLIHETPDPELVYALSELAYVEGKKSERAGEVSDALNHYGIALTNSYDYLFSDAYVNTRNPYDPQFRSVCNLYNESLEDTLRLLCRENRFQPGQTYTIRTPEREFIVRTEMRGAWKPSEFERYEFVSDYDIQTLRNRHTTYGLGVPLIAVRRAGSESDHREGYYPEGLSYAVTAMMRCPTPREDRKPGETPVCVLEFFDPLQANQIQLANHWVPLETDLTTPLAFFLDSPEYRERDRPTLGLVRPNMVEENRGIFMLEPYDPNRIPVLMVHGLWSSPITWMDMFNDLRSFPEIRERYQFWFYLYPSGQPFWLSATQLRTDLAEMRQTFDPMGDDRPLDDMVLVGHSMGGLLSRFQTIESEDKFWKIISDRPPEELQGPEDQKAKLVSAMFFHPNQSVSRVITIGTPHRGSDFANSITKWLGETFIKLPNMAMSVGRTMVGANPGLFRNSHLLTEATAIDSLAPESPIFEVMLAADRSPQTRYHNIIGVLKDPPLIVGSKHKGDGVVEYASATMNDVESELVVDADHVSLHMTGQAIFEVRRILLKHLQEFDAKNRVALQTESGPGSNADPAHLATPIRQASDISAATATR, translated from the coding sequence ATGCGACTGAGCGGCCCGAAAGTTAGCGATCGGACTTGGAGCACGCTGCGACGATACGGGCTGGAAAGCAATTATCAGACAGACTGTCGAACCTGCCTTTCCAACATTCGCCGGCTAATCCACGAGACCCCCGATCCGGAATTGGTCTACGCGCTAAGCGAATTGGCGTACGTCGAAGGGAAGAAGTCGGAACGTGCCGGCGAAGTCAGCGATGCTTTGAATCACTACGGCATCGCGCTGACCAACAGCTATGACTATCTGTTTTCCGACGCCTATGTGAACACGCGGAACCCGTATGATCCGCAGTTCCGATCGGTGTGCAATTTGTACAACGAATCGTTGGAAGACACCCTGCGGTTGCTTTGCCGCGAGAATCGATTCCAACCCGGTCAAACCTACACCATTCGCACGCCGGAACGAGAATTCATCGTCCGCACGGAAATGCGGGGTGCTTGGAAACCGTCCGAATTCGAACGTTATGAATTCGTCAGCGACTATGACATCCAAACCCTGCGGAACCGTCACACGACGTATGGGCTGGGTGTTCCGCTGATCGCCGTCCGGCGCGCGGGATCGGAAAGCGATCACCGCGAAGGCTATTACCCCGAAGGCCTCAGCTATGCGGTGACCGCGATGATGCGATGCCCGACGCCGCGAGAGGATCGAAAACCTGGCGAAACTCCGGTCTGCGTTTTGGAGTTCTTTGACCCACTGCAAGCCAATCAAATTCAATTGGCCAATCACTGGGTGCCGCTGGAAACCGACCTGACGACTCCGCTGGCATTCTTCCTGGACAGCCCCGAATACCGCGAACGCGATCGCCCGACTTTGGGACTGGTCCGCCCCAACATGGTGGAAGAAAACCGCGGCATCTTCATGTTGGAACCCTACGACCCGAACCGTATCCCGGTGTTGATGGTCCACGGATTGTGGTCCAGCCCGATCACCTGGATGGACATGTTCAACGATCTACGCAGTTTCCCCGAGATCCGAGAACGCTATCAGTTCTGGTTCTATCTGTATCCGTCCGGACAACCGTTCTGGCTAAGCGCGACTCAATTGCGCACCGACTTGGCTGAAATGCGGCAAACGTTCGACCCGATGGGCGATGATCGACCACTGGATGACATGGTCTTGGTGGGGCACAGCATGGGCGGGCTGCTGAGCCGGTTTCAAACGATCGAGAGCGAAGACAAATTCTGGAAAATCATCAGCGACCGTCCGCCGGAAGAACTGCAAGGTCCTGAAGATCAAAAGGCCAAGTTGGTCAGCGCGATGTTCTTTCACCCCAACCAATCGGTCAGTCGGGTGATCACCATCGGCACGCCGCACCGCGGCAGCGACTTTGCCAACAGCATCACCAAATGGCTGGGCGAGACGTTCATTAAATTGCCCAACATGGCGATGTCCGTCGGACGCACCATGGTCGGCGCCAATCCGGGACTGTTTCGCAACAGCCACTTGTTGACCGAGGCAACAGCGATCGATTCACTGGCACCGGAGTCCCCGATTTTCGAAGTCATGTTGGCGGCCGACCGATCGCCGCAAACACGTTACCACAACATCATTGGAGTCTTGAAAGATCCGCCGTTGATCGTGGGATCCAAACACAAAGGCGACGGCGTCGTGGAATACGCCAGTGCCACGATGAACGATGTTGAAAGTGAGTTGGTGGTGGATGCCGATCACGTTTCATTGCA